The nucleotide window GTGCTGAGGAACATGTCGCCCGCCAGCTCGAACGCGCGGTTGACGTCCTCCGAGATGAGGCTGAAGTTCttcccgctgccgccgccgccgttcgcCTCGTCGGGCACCTCGAGTGCCGCCCGCACGCGGTCCGAGTTGATGTACGTCTCGAtgcccgcgcccgcgccgtAGCAGATGTTCTCCACCTCGCACGGCCGCGTGATGTCGAACGGGTTGCGCCCTCCCTTCTTGACATCCTGGTAGTACAGCCAGTCGATCCGGTCGAAGCAGAAGTCGCCCGCGGCGCGGCAGATGATGGGGTCCGGGTACTTGTAGCACGCCTCCTCCAGGTACATGCACCGCggcagcgcggcggcgatggcggcgcagcTGGTCGCGTTGAAGACGGGCTCGGGTACGCCCGGCTTGGTAGTGCAGAGCGTCTCGTAGAAGCCCCACGTCGTGTCGGCGGGCGAGACGTAGCCGTTGCCGATCATGACGGAAGCCAGCGGGACCTTGaaggccggggccggggacCCCGTGTTGTAGCGGacgatctcggcgccgagggcggggaTGTAGTGGCCGCCGTAGCTCTCGCCGACGATGTGGAAGGGCAGGGCGTCAAGGTGCGGGAAGGCCTTGTAGAAGATGCGCAGGAAGATGTTcatgtcctcggcggccgtgTAGGACGTCGCGGGCGGGGTGACGTCCTTGTCGGAGTAGCTGAGGCCCGTGCCGGCGGGCTGGTCGACGAAGATCATGGACGAGTTGCTGTTCCAGGCGTGGGGGTTGTGGACGGTGCCCGTGCCGTTTTCGTTGATCAGACAGGGGCCCAGTTCCAGCATGAGACCTGGACTTTGTGATCAGATTGATCCTGATGGACTCATCTTGAGGTGATGATGACAGTGATTTCACTTACCGAcaaggccgctgccgcctgGGCCGCCCGTCATCCAGAGACTGAGGGGGTCCTTCTGCGGATCGTTCAGACTCTCAAAGTACCCTGTTCAAGGTTGTTCAGTAACGGGTTCACGGGACCACTGCACGCGGCAACCGCTCACAAAAGAAGAGGTGCTTCCCGCCGGTGTCCAACCAGCCGGTCCACTGCC belongs to Colletotrichum higginsianum IMI 349063 chromosome 5, whole genome shotgun sequence and includes:
- a CDS encoding Serine carboxypeptidase, whose amino-acid sequence is MVRLASLTVSGLALFTRIASAVATQKDVESPEFATFSVPEHPHHAIRIKEQSDELCDAGSRQWTGWLDTGGKHLFFWYFESLNDPQKDPLSLWMTGGPGGSGLVGLMLELGPCLINENGTGTVHNPHAWNSNSSMIFVDQPAGTGLSYSDKDVTPPATSYTAAEDMNIFLRIFYKAFPHLDALPFHIVGESYGGHYIPALGAEIVRYNTGSPAPAFKVPLASVMIGNGYVSPADTTWGFYETLCTTKPGVPEPVFNATSCAAIAAALPRCMYLEEACYKYPDPIICRAAGDFCFDRIDWLYYQDVKKGGRNPFDITRPCEVENICYGAGAGIETYINSDRVRAALEVPDEANGGGGSGKNFSLISEDVNRAFELAGDMFLSTEAQVRYLLESGVDVLVYNGDLDLACNSAGNARWTDKLSWAGQVEFSTSGMEPWFAVRDGERVRAGRWKQVAKPAVRAGAGGRRTRFAFVTVEASGHMVPLDQPEVGLQMVRNWLFGDFGEAVEAAVEVGLADEDEYVFVEL